The Solanum pennellii chromosome 7, SPENNV200 DNA segment TGAAATGACATTATTTGAAATTGTATTTGTCCTTAGTATATATGAAACTTTTCAATACTTAATAAAATACAgaagtaaaattattaaatatctaatatgaatatcaatcatcaaataaaaatacCTGAAAGTGTTAGAATCAAGTCATATGCAAATATTGCTATTTCAAAAAATACTTGGTTTGATAAGAAATATGAAACTAGaagacaaaacaaaaaaaaaacaaaaaaaaatcctcaTTTTAGACTAAAATATGCTCCAAGTTTCACTTTCAGATAAAATGGAGAGAGGTATTAAAAGTGAAATGAATCCCTTGGTCCAtgctatttaaaaaatatttttgatcgAATTTAATGCAGTGAATgaagttattttttctttgattaaaatttttagatttaaatGCTAGACATAACAAAATCGTTGATAGGGACTAGAGAGTGCTTTCCCCACATGTGATAAATAGTtaaattctaatataaatatcaaacttcaaataataaaatttataaaaaaatctttaatttgCTTTGATaatgaatttgaaatgaaataaataaaaaaatgaggccatcataaaaatatctttttgcaTGAATTCCGTTGACACATAATGATGCCTTCCATTCTTTGTTATTACTAATGGGAACAAAATTGATATCTAAATCAATTGACtcgattaatttattttaaactcataaaatttattaaattagagGGAATGTACTCTTTAATCAGaacttttttaatttcaattctcatccaacatttatttttaatatatatatatatattttaaactctCATACAATATATGTGTACAATTTTATCATTACTTTTGCAATAAAATTGATctgaattgaaaaataaaaaaggataataaaaaagttattagCACGTGAGATCGATATTTTTGTTTAGTATACACTTAATGATATTTATATCACTaaacaataaattattaaacaattataaaataaattttaaaatgcatATTAAGAAGATTAATTTGGACCCACCAAAGGGAAAATACACGGATTACCAAACAAATCGTATCAAATTTGAGGTTAAAAGAACTTCTTATCTTCGTCTTAATCAAACTTTTGTTGTTTGCCCAAATGTTGTCTCATGTCCATTGGATATTTATCAACCAGTCAAGCCAGATATTTGCATTTTAGCACAAAAAAGTTTGACACTTGTAACTTTACTTTGTGATGATCGTGTTTTAATCAGTTTGTGTGTATATCGATTATTctaacacacatatatatattattaattattatttatactaGTATCAAATAAATGTATTTATCAACATTTGAGTGTATTATATTGAATCTTGAACTTTAATCTTTAAGGTTCTGAAATACGAAGAgaatatatgagtaaatttataatttaatctgataaaattaacttataaaCACTTATTAACTTATGATTTtgacaaacataaaaaaaataaaattataagctTAAAATCCTTATTAGTTAGTCATTTTCAACTTATAATTTTATGGCTTATAAATACTTATAGTTTGACCAAATCgatattttacaagtttaaatCATTTATGATATCTACAATACTCATccttaaacaaaaatttatttatttatttctctacTTATATTATcagtttatcatatttttttgatgcgttttataatttatactttttgaaaaatatttataaaaaatactttttacccaatatatgaacttttttttattactctTAACTATATCATCACTTAAATATACTTTTCGACATTTGATGTTTTATCAACTATTTTTAATCAGCTAATCCAAACGAAtcgtaatattttttttttaaagtttttttgagGTGGTTAAAAGGTGTTGACACATTTTAGATGAGGAACTTATCTTCGTATAGATTAATCAaactttataatatttttttttgttccctTCCTATAGTTGTCTTAGGTATATTTAGATTAGAGGTGGACCCCATTTGCCTTCTTTTCAACCTCATCACGTGTCGGGCTAACCTTATATTATATAACCATGCGTGTCGATTAATTAAAGGCCTAATTTTCAGTTCACATTCTCTTAATTACGTCATTTATAGCTACTAATCACCTCATAAACATTTACTAACGGATGTGATCCGATAAATAAAGTTATTCCTTTCATAATCAGATATCTCGAGTTTGAACTTTGAGGctataaaaaaatcttttaggTGAGTGCTTTTTTTCCAAGTGAAGTTCTATATATATAGTGCTAATCTGAAATAATTGAGTTTCAATATCGAGTGGGAAATCGAAAAAAAAAGGTCCACTAACTTTATTACATGGactatatttttctataaaatgaCAAATGTACCCCTCTGTCTTTACATGGTATACAGCCATAGGTTGAGAATATTTCTCATCACAAGTAGTAGCTAtacacattatttatttaaaatgtttttaagtgTAAATTTTATATGGTTTAAAGGTGTGTATACTCGTCCATTTTAGACTTTACTTTACTAGTATGATCTTGGGTGTATTGCAgttgtttttaatattataaaagttaCTTGCATGGTAAGattattaaaaagttaattatgatgttattatttatatttattagaaaatagGGTAAATAAACGGTTACAATCGATTAAACTATTGATAACTGTCGGCGGAAACAGGGGGCGTCTGAAAACAAACGGTGGTAGCTTTTTGGAATTAGATttcatttaaattcaataatttggcataataaataaatttgcaTACAAAAAGCCattaaaatcttattattttctACTTTGTAGTAAACatgtaattattatatttttacttggtaaaaaatagattaaataaaTGGTTACGACCAATGAAAGCTACAGATAATCGTGGGAGGAGTCAGGGGCATATAAAAGTGAACTGTTATAGCTTTTTAGGATTTGGTTCATTTAAATTCAATAGTTTGAATTTAACACAATGCATAAATTTGTGCACAAAAATCACGATAAATAATATGTATCATCTCATAATACTTCTACTTGGTAAAAAAATAggtaattattatatttctacTTGGTAGAAAATAAGGTAAATAAACGGTTACAATCGATTAAAACTATTAATCATGGGCGGTGCAGAGACGTACAGAAGCGGTTACAGTTTTCCAGTATCAGATcgtttaaattcaattttagttaaaataaaaaCGCAACTCCACCGCTTATAATAACGacgtaatatttatttattttctatgcacatcatcatcaataacaacaataacatttcTATTATTATAACAAGTGAAGttcaaaaaagataaaaatttccACAAatcttccttttaattttataaaaaaatttatttttaatagacaCTCAGCTATTATCTCAACAAGTATGATATATAAGTGATAGAATCTTTTCATAAACGGAGTAAGTAATACTctaattaactaaattttactagtagtttatatatttttacagtataaaataaaataaaagatataccCCATATTATACCATATAAAAAGAAGTTGGGGGGTGAGAAGAGCCAAATATTATTAACCAAACCAATTTCCAGCTGATTTTCTGTATTTTTGTACTACTAACTCACAGCACACACAccatttctctctctcttctaAGCTGAATTTTCGTACCATACAATTtactctttcttcttttttattattattattttattatctagTTTTATAATCAGGTCGCTctgattaaatatatttgaaaatttttatcaaataatattgTGTTAATGGAGAGTACCGATTCATCAACCGGCTCTCATCATCAACCACAATTGCCACCTGGATTTCGATTTCATCCAACTGATGAAGAGCTTGTTGTTCATTATCTTAAGAAAAGAGTTGCCTCTGTTCCTCTTCCTGTTTCTATTATTGCTGAAGTTGATCTTTACAAATTTGATCCTTGGGAACTACCTGgtatgtaattaatttttatcgCGCTTTATATTCTGCTGGTATTGATCGATCactataaaagaaattataaattacatgagaatttttttttagaactaGTATGACAATTCAGAGGAACTTTGATCTTTTGTGGAGTTTTAAGTGTTTGAGAGGCTTTTCGTATAATAAGTGTGAATTtgattcttttgatattttatttttttattttattgttgttccacttttttatttcttcttccatcTTCTTTATTATTTTGCGAATTTTTAAGTGTGAGAGAATTTTTCATATAACAAGTATAATTCTCTAGTTGTTCTACCTTTTTTATTTCTCCTCCTTTTCTTCCTCTCCtcataataaaatgataatttggattttttttgatgattctTTGTAAgtgtttgaaaattttttacTCGATAAGTTTGTGTTTgattctctttttttaaaaaaaaaaaaattaaaaattctcctcttgttcttcttcttcttgaggAAATAAAAtggtgattttgattttttgtcaATTATTAAGTGTTTGAGATTTTTTCAAAGATAATAAGTGTGAGTTTAATTCTCCTCATtcatctctttatttttattttccttgtttttttttcttctttctttcgtgtaataaaagaatattgaaaaattgaaatggcaattttgaaattttgacgACTTTTGAGTGCTTGAGAATTGAGGTGTTCTAAttttgattgagtttgattctcttgttgttgttattttttatttatttcccctttttttcttctcttcttttcctttcttaaaaataacaaatttgaaatttttgataattttattcaCACAATTTAAATGTGAATTCAATTTTCGttataccttttttttaatcGTTTGATCGCTTTTTTCTATCTTACATAATAAGCGTGAATTCTATTCTcgtcaattttctttttattttcctttcctTCTTCTCTCACGTCATAAATGACAACTCAAAAATTTGATAGCCTTTTGAGTGTTTGAGAATTTTCTAGCATGCAATAAGTGTGAATTCGATTCTCGTTATTCTCTCCTTTTATATTTCTCTTTTACATAAGggcaattttgaaattttaataagacgtatttttcaattttcattttcagcTAAGGCGACATTTGGAGAACAAGAATGGTATTTCTTCAGTCCAAGAGATAGAAAGTATCCTAACGGGGCGCGGCCAAATAGGGCGGCAACTTCCGGTTATTGGAAGGCTACCGGAACCGACAAGCCGGTGCTCACCGCCGGCGGGACCCAAAAAGTAGGTGTCAAAAAAGCATTGGTGTTTTATGGTGGCAAACCACCCAAAGGTGTAAAGACAAATTGGATTATGCATGAATATAGGCTTGCtgataataaaacaaataataagcCCCCTGGTTGTGACCTTGCCAATAAAAAATCACTAAGGGTATgtacttctttattttattttaatgtcattttcatactttattttattaatttattttgaatttaatattttcacagCACACCATTTGTTGGAATAGTAAGTATTCCTTTTTTGTGATAATCACATTAGCAAATACTTCTATATTGCTAATGTttgtttcaatattttatatatgacataatgcattttgtgatttattcatatattttttaaaaaaataaagaaataaatagatACAATCACAtcattgattatatattatattttcctCTTATACATATGTATTCAGTGGCATAactatataaaatgataaatagtagtcaatttgatatttttatcaaaaaaaattgatcaacttggatttacatatattttaaatcttGAATACTCGTAATAAAATATCTGACTTTAGATATTACCTACCTAATATAGCCGCCATACACATGGAAGAATCTAGttgacaaaaagaaaaagatgtaaTAAAATTGACTATTGAAAATATTACATTTGATTGactaatgaattttatttttttttaaatatgcaGCTAGATGATTGGGTTTTATGTAGGATTTACAAGAAGAATAATACTCAAAGGCCAATTGATCATGAAAGAGATGATTTGAATATTGATATGATGATGGGATCATCATCAATTAATCCATCATGTATACCAAATTCAATGTCAATGCCAAATATATT contains these protein-coding regions:
- the LOC107024602 gene encoding NAC transcription factor 56-like, producing the protein MESTDSSTGSHHQPQLPPGFRFHPTDEELVVHYLKKRVASVPLPVSIIAEVDLYKFDPWELPAKATFGEQEWYFFSPRDRKYPNGARPNRAATSGYWKATGTDKPVLTAGGTQKVGVKKALVFYGGKPPKGVKTNWIMHEYRLADNKTNNKPPGCDLANKKSLRLDDWVLCRIYKKNNTQRPIDHERDDLNIDMMMGSSSINPSCIPNSMSMPNIFGQPKIPQLKPSHFGTTLIHDQNDQNLYEGGSQYSSKRPLANLYWNDQDGGASNDNSQSTKRFLTENIEDGLNINARADEQNGSIVSLLSQQQVLGSLSDGVFRQPYSGINWYS